The following are encoded together in the Daucus carota subsp. sativus chromosome 5, DH1 v3.0, whole genome shotgun sequence genome:
- the LOC108222961 gene encoding pectinesterase, which yields MVRNVREFLVGMSDAAKQKKRRLYIGIFAFVVVVAVVISIAVGVSSSHGSDGSSDHSHITSFRATAAHLVLKNSCSATLYPELCYSTIASVPGMSKKITSQKDVIEQALNITHQVVEQTYSRIKKLSMHKHLTKREKVALSDCLELIDETLDELHETSQELEKYSTKKSLKQHADDLKTFISSAITNQESCIDGFSHDGADKKVRKELLASEHRVEKMCSNALAMICNMTNTDIANEAKLKGRNLKEEGYEYNVWPHWLSAGDRRLLQSSTVTPNVVVAADGSGDFKRVSDAVAAAPEGSSKRYVIRIKAGVYRENVDVPKKKKNIMFLGDGRSNTIITASQNVQDGSTTFKSATVAAVGPGFLARDITFQNTAGPSKHQAVALRVGSDLSAFYKCDILAYQDSLYVHSNRQFFINCLIAGTVDFIFGNAAVVLQDCDIHARLPNSGQKNMVTAQGRTDPNQNTGIVIQKSRIGATSDLQPKQSSFPTYLGRPWKQYSRTVVMQSSITNVIHPDGWFPWDGNFALDTLYYAEYRNTGAGAATSGRVKWKGYKVITSATEAQGFTPGSFIAGGSWLSSTTFPFSLGL from the exons ATGGTCCGCAATGTAAGAGAATTCTTGGTCGGAATGTCTGATGCGGCCAAACAGAAGAAGAGACGACTCTACATAGGCATATTTGCATTTGTTGTTGTAGTAGCTGTTGTTATCAGCATTGCAGTGGGAGTGAGCAGCTCCCACGGCTCCGATGGTTCTTCTGATCACTCCCACATTACTAGTTTTCGTGCCACAGCAGCTCATCTAGTCCTAAAAAACTCATGCAGCGCTACACTGTACCCGGAGTTGTGCTACTCAACAATTGCCTCCGTCCCCGGCATGTCCAAGAAGATTACAAGCCAAAAAGATGTGATTGAGCAAGCACTTAACATCACTCACCAAGTGGTTGAACAGACCTACTCCAGAATTAAGAAGCTGTCCATGCACAAACACTTAACCAAGAGAGAAAAAGTTGCGCTCAGCGACTGCTTAGAATTGATCGATGAGACGCTAGACGAGCTACATGAAACTTCGCAGGAGCTTGAAAAGTATTCTACTAAAAAATCGCTCAAACAACACGCAGATGATCTCAAAACATTCATCAGCTCAGCCATAACGAACCAGGAATCATGCATTGACGGCTTTTCTCACGACGGGGCGGATAAAAAAGTACGGAAAGAATTGCTTGCTAGCGAACACCGGGTGGAGAAAATGTGCAGTAACGCACTGGCCATGATCTGTAACATGACAAACACTGATATAGCTAACGAGGCAAAGCTAAAGGGAAGGAATCTTAAAGAGGAGGGATATGAGTACAACGTGTGGCCTCACTGGCTGTCTGCAGGAGACAGGAGGCTACTGCAGTCTTCGACGGTGACACCGAACGTTGTGGTGGCTGCAGACGGAAGCGGAGACTTCAAGAGGGTATCGGATGCAGTAGCCGCGGCGCCAGAGGGTAGCAGCAAAAGATATGTGATCAGGATAAAAGCAGGGGTGTACAGGGAAAATGTGGACGTgccaaagaagaagaagaacataATGTTTTTGGGTGACGGAAGAAGTAATACTATCATTACAGCTAGTCAGAATGTTCAAGATGGCAGCACCACTTTCAAGTCGGCCACCGTCG CTGCAGTGGGGCCAGGATTCTTGGCACGAGACATAACATTCCAGAACACAGCCGGACCATCAAAGCATCAAGCCGTGGCTCTCCGAGTCGGATCAGACTTATCTGCATTCTACAAATGCGACATTTTGGCTTACCAAGACAGTCTCTACGTCCACTCCAATCGCCAATTTTTCATCAATTGCCTCATAGCTGGAACTGTCGATTTCATCTTTGGCAATGCGGCAGTTGTGCTACAAGATTGTGATATTCATGCTCGACTCCCAAACTCCGGTCAGAAAAACATGGTGACTGCCCAAGGCCGAACTGATCCGAATCAAAATACCGGTATTGTTATTCAGAAGTCTAGAATTGGCGCTACTTCTGATTTACAACCGAAGCAGAGCAGCTTTCCTACATATTTGGGACGGCCTTGGAAACAATATTCAAGAACGGTCGTTATGCAATCTTCCATAACCAATGTTATCCACCCGGATGGGTGGTTCCCTTGGGACGGAAACTTTGCACTGGACACATTGTACTATGCTGAGTACCGAAATACTGGTGCAGGGGCTGCTACGTCTGGGAGGGTAAAATGGAAGGGTTACAAAGTAATAACAAGTGCGACCGAGGCTCAAGGCTTTACTCCAGGAAGTTTTATTGCAGGTGGAAGTTGGCTCAGTTCGACTACCTTCCCATTTTCTCTTGGTCTATga
- the LOC108222962 gene encoding alanine aminotransferase 2 — MRRFVANRLVKTAAAASLFSSNKTTTTTTSSTPLLSRFLTSSPPPNPIMPSHSITLDFINPKVIECEYAVRGEIVNLAQKLQQELVDKPGSHPFDEILYCNIGNPQSLNQQPITFFREVLALCDHPAILDKSETQGLFSADSIERAWQILDQIPGRATGAYSHSQGIKGLRDTIAAGIEARDGFPADPNDLFLTDGASPAVHMMMQLLISSKNDGILCPIPQYPLYSASIALHGGTLVPYYLDEATGWGLEISELKRQLEDAKSKGVTVKALVVINPGNPTGQVLAEENQRDIVEFCKAEGLVLLADEVYQENVYVSEKKFHSFKKVSRSMGYGDKDIPLVSFQSVSKGYHGECGKRGGYMEVTGFSPEIREQIYKVASVNLCSNISGQILASLVMSPPKVGDESYESYTAEKDGILSSLARRAKTLEDAFNGLEGITCNKAEGAMYLFPRLHLPEKAIKAAESAKTAPDAFYARRLLNATGIVVVPGSGFRQVPGTWHIRCTILPPEDKIPAIVERLTEFHKGFMNEFRD; from the exons ATGCGGAGATTTGTAGCCAACAGGTTGGTCAAAACAGCAGCAGCCGCGTCTCTTTTCTCCTCCAAcaaaaccaccaccaccaccacaagCAGCACGCCTCTTCTTTCTCGCTTCCTCACATCATCCCCTCCTCCAAATCCAATCATGCCTTCTCACTCTATCACTCTTGATTTCATCAATCCCAAG GTTATTGAATGTGAATATGCTGTCCGCGGTGAGATTGTTAATCTCGCTCAG AAATTACAACAAGAACTAGTTGATAAGCCCGGTTCTCACCCTTTTGATGAG ATACTCTACTGTAATATTGGAAACCCTCAGTCTCTTAATCAGCAGCCTATTACCTTCTTCAGAGAG GTCCTTGCACTATGTGATCATCCTGCCATCTTGGACAAGAGTGAAACACAAGGTTTGTTCAG CGCTGATTCTATTGAAAGAGCTTGGCAAATCCTTGATCAAATCCCTGGGAGAGCCACTGGTGCGTATAGTCATAGCCAG GGTATTAAGGGGTTGCGTGATACTATTGCTGCTGGGATTGAAGCTCGTGACGGTTTTCCTGCAGATCCAAATGATCTTTTCTTAACAGATGGTGCAAGTCCTGCG GTTCATATGATGATGCAATTATTGATATCATCAAAGAATGATGGAATTCTTTGTCCAATTCCCCAGTACCCCTTGTACTCTGCTTCAATAGCCCTCCATGGTGGCACTCTT GTGCCTTATTATCTTGATGAAGCAACAGGATGGGGATTGGAGATTTCTGAACTTAAAAGGCAGTTAGAAGATGCAAAGTCTAAGGGAGTCACTGTCAAGGCATTGGTTGTTATAAATCCAGGGAACCCAACTGGGCAG gtaCTTGCCGAGGAAAACCAACGAGATATTGTGGAGTTCTGCAAGGCAGAAGGTCTGGTACTTCTGGCTGATGAG GTATATCAAGAAAATGTTTATGTTTCTGAAAAGAAGTTTCACTCCTTCAAGAAAGTTTCCCGGTCCATGGGATATGGTGATAAGGATATCCCATTAGTATCTTTTCAATCTGTCTCTAAAG GGTATCATGGAGAGTGTGGAAAAAGAGGTGGTTACATGGAAGTGACTGGTTTTAGTCCTGAGATAAGGGAACAAATCTACAAGGTGGCTTCTGTGAACCTCTGTTCTAATATATCTGGTCAAATTCTTGCAAGTCTCGTCATGAGCCCTCCCAAG GTGGGAGATGAGTCTTATGAGTCCTATACCGCAGAGAAAGACGGAATTCTTTCATCCTTAGCTAGACGTGCAAAG ACACTAGAAGATGCCTTCAATGGTTTAGAAGGCATTACATGCAACAAAGCGGAAGGTGCAATGTATCTTTTCCCACGCCTTCACCTGCCTGAGAAAGCAATAAAGGCCGCAGAATCTGCAAAAACAGCACCAGATGCATTCTATGCTCGCCGCCTCCTTAATGCCACTGGCATTGTTGTTGTTCCTGGATCCGGGTTCCGCCAG GTTCCTGGAACTTGGCATATTCGATGCACGATATTGCCTCCAGAGGACAAGATTCCAGCTATCGTTGAGCGGTTGACTGAGTTCCATAAAGGATTTATGAATGAGTTCCGTGACTAA
- the LOC108220210 gene encoding proteasome subunit alpha type-5, whose amino-acid sequence MFLTRTEYDRGVNTFSPEGRLFQVEYAIEAIKLGSTAIGLKTKEGVVLAVEKRITSPLLEPSSVEKIMEIDAHIGCAMSGLIADARTLVEHARVETQNHRFSYGEPMSVESTTQALCDLALRFGEGDEESMSRPFGVSLLIAGHDENGPSLYYTDPSGTFWQCNGKAIGSGSEGADSSLQEQYNKDLTLKEAETIALSILKQVMEEKVTPNNVDIAKVAPSYHLYTPAEVEAVISRL is encoded by the exons ATGTTTCTCACCAG GACCGAGTACGATAGAGGTGTTAATACATTCTCTCCAGAAGGTAGATTGTTCCAGGTTGAATACGCTATTGAGGCCATCAAG TTAGGTTCAACTGCTATCGGTTTAAAGACCAAGGAAGGTGTTGTTCTTGCTGTTGAAAAACGTATTACCTCCCCACTTTTG GAGCCTAGTAGTGTTGAAAAAATCATGGAAATTGATGCGCACATAGGTTGTGCAATGAGTGGATTAATCGCTGATGCCCGCACACTTGTGGAACACGCACGAGTTGAAACTCAG AATCATAGATTTTCGTATGGTGAACCCATGAGTGTTGAGTCCACTACTCAAGCACTTTGTGATCTGGCTTTGCGGTTTGGTGAAGGTGACGAAGAATCAATG TCTCGACCGTTTGGGGTGTCCTTACTGATTGCGGGCCATGATGAGAATGGTCCCAGTTT GTATTATACAGATCCTTCAGGCACATTCTGGCAGTGTAATGGTAAAGCTATTGGTTCTGGTTCTGAAGGTGCAGACAGCTCTCTGCAGGAGCAATATAACAAG GATTTAACCCTCAAAGAAGCTGAAACAATTGCCCTTTCCATTTTGAAGCAAGTaatggaagaaaaa GTAACCCCCAATAATGTGGATATAGCAAAGGTGGCTCCATCTTACCATTTGTACACCCCTGCAGAGGTGGAGGCTGTCATCAGTCGTTTATGA
- the LOC108223261 gene encoding AT-rich interactive domain-containing protein 4 yields the protein MAATIPGAPRHNCALLAVLSQITDDIKPNVNEHPAFPFPSLVSSGRLEVQTLNGPTTDDFCKSVDSFYPNFIYLQGQQLPNKQIGSLLFGGVDISTPEDISQLFNVSKLPTTVYLEVPNGENLAEALHSKGIPYVIYWKNTFSHYAACHFRQALFSVVQSSSSHTWDAFHLAHASFSLYCVRNNLVLPDNSQESNDNLGPHLIGEPPKIDVAPVEMVEGDDEDGSSGVLPAIKIYDDEVNIRFLICGMTCSLDESLLGSLADGLNALLSIEMRGSKLHNRVSALPPPLQAGTFSRGVVTMRCDLSTSSAAHISLLVSGSAQTCFDDQLLENHIKSELIEKNQLVHALPVTEENSQSLSEPRTSAAVACGRSVFEVGMKVPTWALQVLRQLAPETSYRCLVALGIAGVQGLAVSSFEEDDAERILFFCRKQGRDDFAKRMNITSPPIWFRPPAPSRKRSLMSIEGSRDGFYSGSQAAQEQEDQKDKETGLSNGITTPLVPVRNKLKVAAMRPIPHIRHQKMLPFAGLSETNGHEGGQVKANMPAMPSTKHSMVGANSTSHRKSLSSSYQAKQIISLNPLPLKKHGCERSPIHVCSEEEFLKDVMQFLILRGHTRLIPQGGIAEFPDAILNAKRLDLFNLYREVVSRGGFHVGNGINWKGQVFSKMSNHTVTNRMTGVGNTLKRHYETYLLEYELAHDDVDGECCLLCHSSAAGDWVNCGICGEWAHFGCDRRQGLGAFKDYAKTDGLEYICPQCSISNFKKKLQKTTNGYS from the exons ATGGCTGCTACTATTCCGGGAGCTCCTAGACACAATTGTGCTCTTCTTGCCGTCTTGAGTCAAATTACTGATGATATTAAGCCTAATGTTAATGAACATCCCGCCTTTCCCTTTCCCAGCCTCGTTTCGTCCGGACGCCTAGAG GTTCAAACTCTCAACGGTCCTACTACCGATGACTTCTGCAAATCCGTTGATTCATTTTACCCCAATTTTATTTACTTGCAAGGACAACAGCTCCCAAACAAACAAATTGGATCTCTGCTGTTTGGAGGTGTTGATATCTCCACACCAGAAGACATATCCCAGCTCTTTAATGTTTCAAAGTTGCCCACCACT GTTTATTTGGAAGTTCCAAATGGAGAAAATTTGGCAGAGGCACTTCATTCTAAA GGAATACCTTACGTTATATACTGGAAGAATACATTTTCACATTATGCTGCCTGCCATTTTCGTCAGGCATTGTTCTCTGTGGTACAAAG TTCATCAAGCCATACATGGGACGCTTTCCATCTTGCACATGCATCATTCAGTCTGTACTGTGTAAGAAACAACCTTGTTCTCCCTGATAACAGCCAAGAAAGTAATGATAACCTAGGTCCTCACCTTATTGGTGAACCTCCAAAGATCGATGTTGCTCCAGTTGAGATGGTTGAAGGGGATGACGAAGATGGTTCTTCTGGTGTTCTTCCTGCAATAAAGATATATGATGATGAGGTGAATATAAGGTTTCTTATTTGTGGCATGACATGCTCCCTG gATGAAAGCTTATTAGGATCTTTGGCAGATGGCCTGAATGCTCTTTTGAGTATTGAA ATGCGGGGGAGTAAGCTTCACAATCGTGTTAG TGCGCTTCCACCACCTCTCCAGGCAGGAACATTTTCTCGTGGTGTTGTGACCATGCGTTGTGATTTGTCAACCTCTAGTGCTGCCCATATATCCCTTTTGGTGTCGGGTAGTGCACAAACATGTTTTGATGATCAG CTGCTGGAGAACCACATTAAGAGTGAACTTATTGAAAAAAATCAGTTAGTTCATGCTCTGCCAGTTACTGAGGAAAACTCTCAATCTTTATCTGAACCTCGGACTTCTGCTGCGGTAGCTTGTGGGCGATCAGTATTTGAAGTTGGCATGAAGGTTCCTACTTGGGCTTTACAG GTTTTAAGGCAGTTGGCACCAGAAACTTCTTATCGGTGCTTAGTTGCACTTGGCATTGCAGGTGTTCAGGGGTTGGCTGTTTCTTCATTCGAGGAAGATGACGCTGAACGGATCCTTTTCTTCTGTAGAAAGCAGGGAAGAGATGATTTTGCAAAAAGAATGAATATAACTAGTCCTCCTATATGGTTTAGACCACCTGCTCCAAGTAGAAAGAGATCTCTAATGTCTATAGAAGGCTCACGGGATGGTTTCTATTCCGGAAGTCAAGCTGCCCAGGAACAAGAAGATCAAAAGGATAAAGAAACTGGATTATCCAATGGGATTACTACTCCTTTAGTACCTGTTAGGAATAAATTGAAAGTGGCTGCAATGAGGCCCATTCCTCACATCCGTCACCAAAAAATGTTACCCTTTGCTGGACTTTCTGAGACAAATGGACATGAGGGTGGTCAGGTGAAGGCTAACATGCCAGCTATGCCATCCACAAAGCACAGCATGGTTGGAGCAAATTCTACTAGCCATCGCAAATCATTATCAAGTTCATATCAGGCAAAACAGATTATTTCCTTGAATCCCCTTCCCTTGAAAAAGCATGGTTGTGAGAGGAGCCCCATACACGTTTGCTCAGAG GAGGAGTTTCTCAAGGATGTTATGCAGTTTCTGATCCTTCGGGGACACACTCGTCTCATACCTCAAGGTGGTATTGCAGAATTCCCAGATGCTATACTGAATGCAAAACGGCTTGATCTCTTCAACTTGTACAGAGAG GTAGTTTCAAGGGGCGGGTTTCATGTTGGCAATGGTATTAATTGGAAAGGGCAGGTTTTCTCCAAGATGAGCAATCATACAGTAACCAATCGCATGACG GGTGTCGGAAACACGCTTAAAAGGCACTATGAAACTTACCTTCTGGAATATGAATTGGCGCATGATGATGTTGACGGAGAGTGCTGCTTGCTTTGCCacag TAGCGCTGCTGGGGATTGGGTGAACTGTGGCATATGTGGTGAGTGGGCTCATTTTGGATGCGATAGAAGGCAAGGTCTTGGTGCCTTCAAG GATTATGCCAAAACAGATGGTCTTGAATACATTTGTCCACAGTGCagcatttcaaattttaagaagAAACTGCAGAAAACCACAAATGGCTACTCTTGA